A window from Nitrosopumilus adriaticus encodes these proteins:
- a CDS encoding homospermidine biosynthesis protein: MDPHEFHGKDIPHIKLDPNMTIEDLVEVYASTGYNGRQLGDAAKLYAQMIEEDATICLTVSGAMTPVGFGGIIKTLIERGFVDWIITTGANVYHEDHFAWGLPVKQGSFDVDDMKLYENEIVRIRDVYIKFNETLEAEDQLIQNMFGDDFPDKPFTTAEFCNLMGKISKEKSKHPEKSFVTSAYEYDVPVYISTIKDSSLALNLAVHRLKDKIYNLDFVREIIEQAAILYDSKKSGILELGGGVPKNTAQQTGPLLDQILKRADGGQDYIIQITDARPDTGGLSGATLQEGKSWGKVQDAHNGMVTVYADATIAFPILALYVLSNQKKRVPKRLYKKLDKLYEKLREDYSKNP; this comes from the coding sequence GTGGACCCACATGAATTTCATGGCAAAGACATTCCTCACATTAAACTAGATCCAAATATGACCATAGAGGATTTAGTCGAGGTTTATGCAAGTACAGGGTATAATGGACGACAGCTTGGAGATGCAGCTAAACTTTATGCCCAGATGATTGAAGAAGATGCCACAATTTGTCTTACAGTTTCTGGAGCAATGACACCTGTAGGTTTTGGTGGAATAATTAAAACATTAATTGAAAGAGGGTTTGTCGACTGGATAATTACAACTGGTGCGAATGTTTATCATGAAGATCATTTTGCATGGGGATTGCCAGTAAAACAAGGGAGTTTTGATGTAGATGATATGAAATTATACGAAAATGAAATTGTTAGAATTAGAGATGTATACATTAAATTTAATGAAACATTAGAGGCTGAAGATCAGTTAATTCAAAATATGTTTGGAGATGATTTCCCAGACAAGCCGTTTACAACTGCAGAGTTTTGTAATTTGATGGGAAAGATTAGTAAAGAAAAATCAAAGCATCCAGAAAAAAGTTTTGTCACGTCTGCATATGAATATGATGTTCCAGTCTACATATCTACAATAAAGGATTCGTCATTGGCCTTGAATTTAGCAGTCCACAGACTCAAAGACAAGATTTACAATTTAGATTTTGTAAGGGAGATAATAGAGCAGGCAGCAATTCTTTATGACTCAAAGAAATCAGGGATTTTAGAATTGGGTGGAGGAGTTCCAAAAAATACTGCTCAGCAAACAGGTCCATTATTAGACCAAATTCTAAAAAGGGCAGATGGAGGACAAGATTACATTATTCAAATCACTGATGCACGTCCGGATACCGGAGGATTGTCAGGTGCAACACTTCAAGAAGGAAAAAGCTGGGGCAAGGTTCAGGATGCCCATAACGGAATGGTTACAGTTTATGCTGATGCAACAATTGCATTTCCAATTCTTGCATTGTATGTATTGAGCAACCAAAAGAAAAGAGTGCCAAA
- a CDS encoding threonine--tRNA ligase codes for MRILQLHCDSIEYTPTKKEIKSAEDIENPETQRLEELVVVFVAIEDGDDSSVAQDAISQIKNSMEKIGCKKLLLYPYAHLSSNLAKPSTAISLLKEMESSASDLDVSHSPFGWTKSYKLQVKGHPLAESSKVVTKDSATQTEELTSDALKGESKIRSIWKIMSPDGTMSNIGDFDFTNHKKLESLAKYESAKQRHVDEPPPHVALMKKMGIADYEPASDSGNMRFYPNGRLIKSLIERYVTDRVKEYGGYEVETPIMYDSEHPSMVSYFNRFPARQYNIDSEGKKLFLRFAACFGQFLMANQYQMSYKNLPYKLYELTRYSFRREQSGELVGLRRLRAFTMPDCHAFCKNMEQAVEEIKVRFDLSQSVLTNLGIDGNDYDMAIRFTEDFYNENKTAIEELVKKHGKPVLVEMWTEKFFYFVLKWEFNFIDGLGKASALSTDQIDVENGSRYGIEFIDENNTPQHPIILHNSPSGAIERIIYALLEKAAKDSKEGRKPQFPLWLAPTQVRIIPLNAEFDEFCKTLCERISVNNIRVDIDDRNESIGKRIREAEKEWIRYILVIGQKEANSQNLSIRDRKTGDVREISFDDFLNEIHEQTKEKPFTGLNLPKYLSKRPQLMV; via the coding sequence ATGCGAATATTGCAACTTCATTGTGACAGCATAGAGTACACTCCGACAAAAAAAGAGATCAAATCTGCTGAGGACATTGAAAATCCTGAAACTCAAAGATTAGAAGAACTTGTGGTAGTTTTTGTCGCAATAGAAGATGGTGATGACTCTTCTGTAGCACAGGATGCTATTTCACAAATAAAAAACTCTATGGAAAAAATTGGCTGTAAAAAATTATTGTTATATCCATACGCTCATCTTAGTTCAAATCTTGCAAAACCTTCTACTGCTATTTCTTTGCTCAAAGAGATGGAGTCATCTGCGTCTGATCTTGATGTTTCTCATTCTCCCTTTGGATGGACCAAATCATACAAACTTCAAGTTAAGGGACATCCGTTAGCTGAAAGCTCCAAAGTTGTAACAAAAGATTCAGCTACACAAACTGAAGAACTTACTTCTGATGCGTTAAAGGGCGAATCAAAAATTAGATCTATTTGGAAGATAATGTCTCCTGATGGAACAATGTCGAACATTGGAGATTTTGATTTTACAAATCACAAAAAACTAGAATCACTGGCAAAATATGAATCCGCAAAGCAGCGTCATGTTGATGAGCCTCCACCACATGTTGCACTAATGAAAAAAATGGGAATTGCAGATTATGAACCGGCTTCTGATTCTGGCAATATGCGATTTTACCCTAATGGACGATTGATAAAATCTCTAATTGAACGCTATGTGACTGATAGAGTAAAAGAATATGGTGGATATGAAGTTGAAACACCAATCATGTATGATTCTGAACATCCAAGTATGGTTAGTTACTTTAATCGATTCCCTGCACGACAATACAATATTGATTCAGAAGGCAAAAAATTATTTTTGAGATTTGCAGCTTGCTTTGGACAATTCTTAATGGCAAATCAATACCAAATGTCTTACAAGAATCTTCCTTACAAATTGTATGAGCTAACCAGATACAGCTTCCGACGAGAACAATCCGGGGAACTAGTTGGACTGAGACGACTTAGAGCATTTACGATGCCTGATTGCCATGCGTTTTGCAAAAACATGGAACAAGCAGTAGAGGAAATTAAAGTTAGATTTGATTTATCTCAAAGTGTCCTAACTAATCTTGGAATTGATGGAAATGACTATGACATGGCAATCAGATTTACTGAAGATTTCTACAATGAAAATAAAACTGCCATAGAGGAACTAGTCAAGAAACATGGAAAGCCAGTGTTAGTTGAAATGTGGACAGAAAAATTCTTTTATTTTGTTCTAAAATGGGAGTTTAACTTTATTGATGGGCTTGGAAAAGCATCTGCTCTATCTACCGACCAGATTGATGTAGAAAATGGTAGCCGATATGGAATAGAATTCATTGATGAAAATAACACTCCGCAACATCCGATAATTTTGCACAATTCCCCTAGTGGTGCAATTGAGCGAATCATTTATGCACTACTTGAAAAGGCTGCAAAAGACTCCAAAGAAGGAAGAAAGCCACAATTCCCATTATGGCTAGCTCCAACACAAGTGAGAATTATTCCGCTAAATGCTGAATTTGACGAGTTTTGTAAAACACTATGTGAAAGAATATCTGTAAATAATATTCGAGTGGATATTGATGATAGAAATGAGAGTATTGGAAAAAGAATTCGTGAAGCAGAAAAAGAATGGATTAGATACATTTTGGTGATTGGTCAAAAAGAAGCAAATTCACAAAATCTTAGCATACGTGATAGAAAAACTGGTGATGTTCGCGAAATATCCTTTGATGATTTCCTAAATGAAATACATGAACAGACAAAGGAAAAGCCTTTCACGGGTTTGAATTTGCCAAAATATCTCTCAAAAAGACCTCAACTGATGGTGTAA
- the speB gene encoding agmatinase produces the protein MSFFDLYMNRNPLITSSDDDTEPVATIFGVPFDSTHSYKPGCRFGPDAIRDSFNNIEIFHPDLQVNLETVNIEDLGNTRHTVVASEMIDMVKKITTELVAKQRQLFILGGEHSITFGTYTSFPKETGYIVFDAHYDLRDEFADIKLSHASYLRRIVEERGSDNILHVGARAFVKEELEFLKENNIKTISDREIRDGKGPQLVKDYVSTFDAIYSSFDLDVLDPAFAPGVGNPEAVGITSRELFDMIHSFQDTKVIGADIVELNPYHDNGSTASLAAKIISTLIAMNLSPNQ, from the coding sequence ATGAGTTTTTTTGATTTATACATGAACAGGAATCCTCTCATTACTTCTTCAGATGATGACACAGAACCAGTAGCTACCATATTTGGAGTTCCTTTTGATTCCACTCACTCTTACAAACCTGGTTGCAGATTTGGACCTGATGCAATTCGTGATTCATTTAACAACATTGAGATATTCCATCCTGATCTTCAAGTTAATTTAGAGACTGTAAACATTGAGGATCTAGGAAATACGCGTCATACTGTTGTTGCATCAGAAATGATTGACATGGTAAAGAAAATAACTACTGAACTTGTTGCAAAACAACGACAGCTTTTCATTTTGGGTGGTGAGCACTCTATTACATTTGGCACATACACAAGTTTTCCAAAAGAAACAGGCTACATTGTATTTGACGCTCATTATGATTTACGCGATGAATTTGCAGATATCAAACTAAGCCATGCCTCTTACCTTAGGAGAATTGTAGAGGAGAGAGGCTCTGATAATATTTTACATGTTGGTGCTAGGGCATTTGTTAAAGAGGAATTGGAATTTCTTAAAGAAAATAATATCAAAACAATCTCTGATAGGGAGATTCGGGATGGAAAAGGACCCCAATTAGTAAAAGACTATGTATCTACTTTTGATGCGATTTATTCCAGTTTTGATCTTGATGTTCTTGATCCTGCTTTTGCTCCCGGCGTTGGAAATCCTGAGGCAGTAGGAATCACATCAAGGGAATTGTTTGACATGATTCATTCATTCCAAGATACAAAGGTAATTGGAGCAGATATTGTAGAATTAAATCCTTACCATGATAATGGCTCCACTGCATCACTTGCAGCAAAAATCATCTCTACATTAATTGCCATGAATCTCTCTCCAAATCAATAA
- a CDS encoding CDP-alcohol phosphatidyltransferase family protein, giving the protein MLNNLRETLRPTLEKIGKGFASTGLSPNFWTVVGLVIALISAIVYGLGIEFGLIIGGVLLLVSGFFDMVDGQVARVTGKTSKKGSYLDSMFDKIAEVAIFLGILVGGYAEPYLVLLAITLSLLVSYARAKSDAIGIKLQGIGIGERAERLLVIAIVGIIGFMDIAVLIVVIIAGITLIQRMIFTAKNIAE; this is encoded by the coding sequence TTGCTAAATAATCTAAGAGAGACACTTCGACCAACACTTGAAAAAATTGGAAAAGGATTTGCATCCACTGGATTATCGCCTAATTTTTGGACTGTTGTAGGTCTAGTAATTGCATTAATTTCGGCAATAGTTTATGGTCTTGGAATTGAATTTGGATTAATTATTGGAGGTGTATTGTTACTTGTTTCAGGATTTTTTGATATGGTTGACGGTCAAGTAGCTAGAGTAACTGGAAAAACTTCTAAAAAAGGCTCCTATCTTGATTCAATGTTTGATAAAATTGCTGAAGTTGCAATATTTTTAGGAATTTTGGTTGGGGGTTATGCAGAACCTTATCTTGTATTGCTTGCAATCACTTTGTCATTATTGGTAAGTTACGCTCGAGCAAAATCTGATGCAATTGGAATAAAGCTTCAAGGGATTGGTATTGGTGAAAGAGCAGAAAGACTGCTGGTAATTGCCATTGTTGGAATAATTGGGTTCATGGATATTGCAGTTCTAATTGTTGTAATAATTGCAGGGATTACTCTGATTCAAAGAATGATTTTTACTGCAAAAAATATTGCCGAATAA
- a CDS encoding 30S ribosomal protein S26e, producing MPLKRASRGRTKGGKGSSGTVQCTNCGQTVPKDKAKKVTSRLNLVEHTLAKELRAQGAYIASPTVLKWYCISCAIHFKILKIRSEDNRRKRGKLR from the coding sequence ATGCCACTTAAGCGTGCAAGTAGAGGACGTACTAAAGGAGGAAAAGGATCATCAGGTACAGTTCAATGTACAAACTGTGGTCAAACAGTTCCAAAAGACAAAGCAAAAAAAGTTACATCTAGATTAAATTTAGTAGAACACACCTTAGCAAAAGAACTACGTGCACAAGGCGCATACATTGCATCCCCAACAGTTTTGAAATGGTATTGTATTTCTTGTGCTATTCACTTTAAGATTCTCAAAATTAGATCAGAAGACAATAGAAGAAAACGCGGTAAACTTCGTTAG
- a CDS encoding TrmB family transcriptional regulator, with protein sequence MQEQDLNTKNFKKNELGIIEHINDVSLEFSSMLGLDFQAGQIYMNLLRVGPTTTGALAKEMKIDRNKIYRIIDDLVNSGFVSMTLSSPKLCIATEPENAIELVLHKKKKEIDKINKSKKEIIQKIQSVVAAPLGTSIPTFRVIQGLDNVYSSIGMSIENSKGIVYIVTSIKDIIRMYHSDIPEKIKVSTQNGGKVFVITNSDEKKMIPYIKRLNATDVKIGKLPSNGRILAFENKQMFMSDSTNANDFMDESSDISLCTDATEMTHNISKLCQFLWEVSSPINLK encoded by the coding sequence ATGCAAGAACAGGATCTAAACACTAAAAATTTCAAAAAGAATGAACTGGGTATTATTGAGCATATCAATGATGTGAGCTTGGAGTTCTCCTCTATGCTGGGATTGGATTTCCAGGCAGGGCAGATTTACATGAATTTGCTGCGAGTTGGACCGACCACTACTGGTGCACTGGCAAAAGAGATGAAAATTGATAGAAATAAAATTTATAGAATTATTGATGATTTAGTGAATTCAGGTTTTGTTTCAATGACTCTATCCAGTCCAAAACTATGCATCGCAACAGAGCCTGAAAATGCAATTGAGCTAGTCTTGCATAAAAAGAAAAAAGAGATAGATAAAATAAATAAATCTAAAAAAGAAATTATCCAAAAAATACAAAGTGTAGTTGCTGCACCACTTGGAACATCTATTCCTACATTCCGTGTAATTCAAGGATTAGACAATGTATATTCTAGTATTGGCATGTCTATAGAAAATTCCAAAGGTATAGTCTACATTGTGACCTCTATCAAAGATATCATTCGAATGTATCATAGTGATATTCCCGAAAAAATTAAAGTGTCTACACAAAATGGTGGCAAAGTCTTTGTAATAACAAATTCTGATGAGAAAAAAATGATTCCATACATTAAACGATTAAATGCCACAGACGTGAAAATCGGCAAGCTGCCATCAAATGGAAGGATATTGGCATTTGAAAATAAACAAATGTTCATGTCTGATTCTACAAACGCTAATGACTTTATGGATGAAAGTTCTGATATTTCGTTATGTACTGATGCAACAGAAATGACACATAACATCTCAAAACTATGTCAATTTTTGTGGGAGGTATCTTCCCCAATAAATCTAAAATGA
- a CDS encoding PfkB family carbohydrate kinase: MKLAVFAHCAIDTITIDGSNYEQIGGSASYCGITARQFKFDVDLFTKFGPDFPKQYLSENKINFINSESKKNTTKFAISITGSDRTLKLENECDAIDYSSVNADGHLVSPIYHEITDDVFKKIKNNSNFLFVDPQGFLRQKDDQNNIVLKNTELDLSGVNAIKINPEEGKCLVNGTHDEMMLALQKKGIEYVLLTNKTNVSLLVKDKIYSITLPNKNIHDTTGIGDIFCATFTCTLLKEKDFLWALSFAGGAAQAALDSKNVGLQKIPSKGIVQNNAVYFYNLIKFRNL, encoded by the coding sequence ATGAAATTAGCAGTATTTGCACATTGTGCTATAGATACCATTACTATAGATGGCTCAAATTATGAGCAAATTGGAGGCTCTGCTTCTTATTGTGGGATAACTGCACGACAATTCAAATTTGATGTTGATCTGTTTACAAAATTTGGTCCAGATTTTCCAAAGCAATATCTTTCTGAAAACAAAATAAATTTTATAAATTCCGAATCTAAAAAAAACACTACAAAATTTGCAATTAGTATTACTGGTTCAGATAGAACGCTTAAACTAGAAAACGAATGTGATGCTATAGACTATTCGTCTGTGAATGCTGATGGTCATCTAGTGAGCCCAATATATCATGAAATAACTGATGATGTTTTTAAAAAAATTAAAAATAATTCAAATTTCCTCTTTGTTGATCCTCAAGGGTTTTTGAGACAAAAAGATGATCAAAATAATATTGTTTTAAAAAATACTGAACTTGATTTATCTGGTGTCAATGCAATCAAGATAAACCCTGAAGAGGGGAAATGTCTTGTAAATGGAACTCATGATGAAATGATGCTGGCATTACAAAAAAAAGGCATTGAATATGTGCTTTTGACCAATAAGACTAATGTCTCTCTATTGGTTAAAGACAAAATTTACTCTATTACCCTTCCAAACAAAAACATTCATGATACTACTGGCATTGGAGATATCTTCTGTGCTACTTTTACATGTACTCTGCTAAAGGAAAAAGATTTTTTGTGGGCACTCTCATTTGCTGGTGGTGCTGCTCAAGCAGCACTTGACTCAAAAAATGTTGGCTTGCAAAAAATACCTTCAAAAGGAATAGTTCAAAATAATGCTGTGTATTTTTACAATTTAATTAAATTCCGAAATCTATGA
- a CDS encoding NAD(+)/NADH kinase — protein sequence MQIGIYGSGTAENAAKIIKKILDENGIKSFPMPKSKGKTTDCVIVLGGDKGVRNYFHRTFDSTSPVLGISEGEASGFLAQIELREFSSFVGILKKQNYTVEEVPRLGVKIDGKNVYPVLNDVAVFSSKSAMLMEHTLRVNGEEVWHDNSDGIIVSTPIGSSAYSMSAGGPVLFQDSKVFEIISVNSLDVTRRPIIVSNESLIEIDDVSARLHCEAVLDGLDRFKVNKTVECTQFFPPAKIIRLKKDSTAISALAKKVHLAEELLSMPPSSKLLLKTLEYEGALTQKDLANKTLLPDRTVRLALSHLLKKGYVKKKVSIRDARQKIYQISKIE from the coding sequence GTGCAAATAGGAATCTATGGTTCAGGAACTGCAGAAAATGCAGCAAAGATAATCAAAAAAATTTTGGATGAGAATGGAATTAAATCATTTCCAATGCCAAAATCTAAAGGAAAAACAACTGACTGTGTTATTGTATTGGGTGGTGACAAGGGAGTAAGAAATTATTTTCATAGGACTTTTGACTCTACCTCTCCTGTTTTGGGTATTAGTGAAGGGGAAGCAAGCGGATTTCTGGCACAGATTGAACTAAGAGAATTTTCATCGTTTGTTGGTATACTAAAAAAACAAAATTACACTGTTGAAGAAGTCCCAAGACTCGGTGTGAAGATTGATGGCAAAAATGTCTATCCTGTTCTAAATGATGTTGCGGTATTTTCATCAAAGAGCGCCATGCTTATGGAGCACACACTGAGAGTAAACGGTGAAGAAGTTTGGCACGATAATAGTGACGGAATAATTGTTTCTACGCCTATTGGCTCTTCTGCATATTCAATGTCTGCAGGAGGACCTGTCTTGTTTCAAGACTCTAAAGTCTTTGAAATAATTTCAGTAAACTCTCTTGATGTAACACGAAGACCGATAATTGTGTCAAATGAAAGTTTGATTGAAATTGATGATGTCTCTGCAAGATTACATTGTGAGGCAGTCCTTGATGGTCTTGATAGATTCAAGGTAAACAAAACAGTAGAGTGTACTCAGTTTTTCCCACCTGCAAAAATCATTCGTCTAAAAAAAGACTCTACTGCAATTTCTGCACTGGCAAAAAAAGTTCATTTGGCAGAAGAGCTACTCAGTATGCCACCAAGCTCAAAATTACTTCTAAAGACATTAGAATATGAAGGTGCATTAACCCAAAAGGATCTCGCAAATAAGACATTGCTACCAGATAGGACTGTTCGATTGGCATTAAGCCATCTACTGAAAAAGGGATATGTCAAAAAGAAAGTCTCTATTCGAGACGCTCGACAAAAAATTTACCAAATATCAAAAATTGAATAA
- the pyrG gene encoding glutamine hydrolyzing CTP synthase, producing MQTKFIFVTGGVMSGLGKGVTTSSIAKLLQLADQKVSCIKIDPYLNYDAGTMNPVAHGEVFVTEDGGECDMDIGNYERFLNQDIPKSHNITTAQVYSSVIEAERKGEYLGACVQIIPHVTDEIKNRIRKIAEDEKLDFLIVECGGTVGDIESLPFLEALRQLRVEEGPQGVIFVHVTLAPSLDVVGEQKTKPTQHSVQELRRIGIQPDFLAVRCTLQLEEKTKKKIAMFTNVTPKDVLSCHDAKSIFEVPQILYDQGIMDAIFTKFGKVGMVNASANWDKWNEIAQNMENHEDQKVKIAMVGKYVTLSDSYVSVNHALKHAGAKIGKSVDIDWIDSESISDYSILSKFDGILVPGGFGTRGSEGIINTANYAREKNIPYLGICFGFQLAAIAFGRNVVNLEDGNSTEIKPDTKNPIVDLLPEQKDVSDMGGSLRLGANEVMIKENTNAHKIYNSNSINKRHRHRYEINSKYIPEFEKNGMIFSADSDGGKRMEILEIPSHKFYLGVQFHPEFNSRPGYPEESFTAFLKAASEK from the coding sequence GTGCAGACAAAGTTTATTTTTGTTACAGGTGGTGTGATGTCTGGCCTTGGAAAAGGCGTAACTACCTCATCTATTGCAAAGTTATTACAGTTAGCCGACCAAAAAGTTTCTTGCATAAAGATAGATCCTTATCTGAATTATGATGCAGGTACAATGAATCCAGTAGCTCATGGTGAAGTCTTTGTCACAGAAGATGGAGGAGAGTGTGATATGGATATTGGAAATTATGAGAGATTTCTAAATCAAGACATTCCAAAAAGTCACAACATAACAACTGCTCAAGTATACTCATCAGTAATTGAAGCAGAAAGAAAAGGAGAATACCTTGGAGCATGTGTGCAAATAATTCCACATGTTACAGATGAGATAAAAAATAGAATTAGAAAAATAGCCGAAGATGAAAAACTAGACTTTTTGATTGTAGAGTGTGGTGGAACAGTAGGAGATATCGAATCATTGCCATTTTTAGAGGCACTCAGACAACTAAGAGTTGAGGAAGGTCCTCAAGGAGTAATCTTCGTTCATGTTACTTTAGCTCCTTCATTAGATGTAGTGGGAGAGCAAAAAACAAAGCCCACACAGCATAGTGTACAAGAACTCAGAAGAATAGGTATTCAACCAGACTTTTTGGCAGTGAGATGCACATTACAGCTAGAGGAAAAAACAAAAAAGAAGATTGCAATGTTTACAAATGTAACACCAAAAGATGTTTTATCATGCCATGACGCAAAATCAATTTTTGAAGTTCCACAGATATTATATGATCAAGGAATCATGGATGCAATATTTACAAAATTTGGCAAAGTTGGAATGGTCAATGCATCTGCAAATTGGGACAAGTGGAATGAAATTGCCCAGAATATGGAAAATCATGAAGACCAAAAGGTAAAGATTGCAATGGTTGGAAAGTATGTAACACTTTCAGATAGTTATGTAAGTGTAAATCATGCACTAAAACATGCTGGTGCAAAAATAGGAAAATCAGTAGACATTGATTGGATAGACTCAGAATCAATTTCAGATTATAGTATTTTATCAAAATTTGATGGCATTTTAGTTCCTGGAGGTTTCGGTACAAGAGGGTCAGAAGGAATAATCAATACAGCAAACTATGCACGCGAAAAAAATATACCATATCTAGGAATTTGTTTTGGATTTCAATTGGCAGCAATTGCATTTGGACGAAATGTGGTGAATTTGGAGGATGGTAATTCCACAGAAATCAAACCAGATACCAAAAACCCGATTGTGGATTTACTGCCAGAACAAAAAGATGTATCAGACATGGGCGGTTCACTAAGATTAGGTGCAAATGAAGTAATGATTAAAGAAAACACAAATGCACATAAAATTTACAATTCAAATTCCATCAATAAACGTCACAGACACAGATATGAGATCAATAGCAAGTATATACCAGAATTTGAAAAAAATGGAATGATATTTTCAGCTGATAGCGATGGAGGAAAAAGAATGGAGATATTAGAAATTCCATCTCACAAGTTTTACCTAGGAGTTCAATTCCATCCCGAATTCAATAGTAGACCAGGGTATCCAGAGGAATCTTTTACAGCATTTCTTAAAGCAGCATCTGAGAAATAA